In Agromyces archimandritae, one genomic interval encodes:
- the moaC gene encoding cyclic pyranopterin monophosphate synthase MoaC, translated as MSDAFTHLDSDGHARMVDVTEKTPTVRTASARAFVRCSPEVVAALRTGDVPKGDVLAVARIAGIQAAKKTPELLPLAHVIGVHGAAVDLDLGDAGLAITATVRTADRTGVEMEALTAASVAALAVVDMVKGIDRGVEIAHVRIESKSGGRSGEWTRTA; from the coding sequence ATGAGCGACGCCTTCACCCACCTCGACTCCGACGGCCACGCACGCATGGTCGACGTCACCGAGAAGACCCCGACCGTGCGCACCGCCTCGGCGCGCGCCTTCGTGCGGTGCTCCCCCGAGGTCGTCGCGGCGCTGCGCACGGGCGACGTGCCGAAGGGCGACGTGCTCGCCGTCGCGCGCATCGCCGGCATCCAGGCCGCGAAGAAGACCCCCGAACTGCTGCCGCTCGCGCACGTGATCGGCGTGCACGGCGCCGCCGTCGACCTCGACCTGGGCGACGCCGGCCTCGCGATCACCGCGACCGTGCGCACCGCCGACCGCACCGGCGTCGAGATGGAGGCCCTCACGGCGGCCTCGGTCGCCGCCCTCGCCGTCGTCGACATGGTCAAAGGCATCGACCGCGGCGTCGAGATCGCGCACGTGCGCATCGAGTCGAAGTCCGGCGGACGGAGCGGGGAATGGACGCGAACGGCCTGA
- a CDS encoding ABC transporter permease: protein MLVPAAIGLLALLAPLAALLARIDWARFPADATSPAALQALGLSFATAAIATACCLVLGIPLALVIARARPAVAGTLRALVTVPLVLPPLVGGLALLFLFGRSGWLGPLLEQAGIRLPFSTAAVVLAQLFVALPFLVLSVEGVLRGRGTGFETVAATLGAGRWTVFRRVTLPLALPGILAGTALAFARALGEFGATALFAGNAPGTTRTMPLAIYTAFNGAGVATGEAVALAGLLVIAAVLVLVLVRGWRPGAAR, encoded by the coding sequence ATGCTCGTGCCCGCCGCCATCGGCCTGCTCGCCCTCCTCGCCCCGCTCGCGGCCCTGCTCGCGCGCATCGATTGGGCGCGCTTCCCGGCCGATGCGACGTCGCCGGCCGCGTTGCAGGCGCTCGGCCTGTCGTTCGCGACGGCGGCGATCGCGACGGCCTGCTGCCTCGTCCTCGGCATCCCGCTCGCCCTCGTCATCGCCCGTGCGCGGCCCGCGGTCGCCGGAACCCTGCGCGCGCTCGTCACCGTCCCGCTCGTGCTGCCGCCCCTCGTCGGCGGCCTTGCGCTGCTGTTCCTCTTCGGCCGCAGCGGATGGCTCGGTCCGCTGCTGGAGCAGGCCGGCATCCGCTTGCCGTTCTCGACAGCCGCGGTCGTGCTCGCGCAGCTGTTCGTCGCGCTGCCGTTCCTGGTGCTGTCGGTCGAGGGGGTGCTCCGCGGCCGCGGAACCGGCTTCGAGACCGTCGCGGCGACGCTCGGCGCCGGCCGCTGGACGGTCTTCCGACGGGTGACGCTGCCGCTCGCCCTGCCCGGCATCCTCGCCGGAACGGCCTTGGCGTTCGCCCGCGCCCTCGGCGAGTTCGGCGCGACCGCCCTGTTCGCCGGCAACGCGCCGGGCACGACCCGCACGATGCCGCTGGCGATCTACACCGCGTTCAACGGCGCGGGCGTCGCGACCGGCGAGGCGGTCGCCCTGGCCGGGCTGCTCGTCATCGCGGCGGTGCTCGTGCTCGTGCTGGTGCGCGGCTGGCGGCCGGGGGCGGCACGGTGA
- a CDS encoding TOBE domain-containing protein has product MEYRISEAAELLGVSDDTVRRWVEQGAVDAGRDAAGRMTIAGAVLAEHAVRLAQAPGDPVRARRSARNRFTGLVTRVQIDGVMAQVDIQAGPHRVVSLMSAEAARELELEPGSLAVAVVKATNVIVEAPRERG; this is encoded by the coding sequence GTGGAGTACCGCATCAGCGAGGCCGCCGAGCTGCTCGGCGTGAGCGACGACACCGTGCGCCGATGGGTGGAGCAGGGCGCGGTGGATGCCGGGCGCGACGCCGCCGGCCGCATGACGATCGCGGGGGCGGTGCTCGCCGAGCACGCCGTGCGGCTCGCGCAGGCGCCGGGCGACCCGGTCAGGGCGCGCCGCAGTGCCCGCAACCGCTTCACGGGCCTCGTGACCCGGGTGCAGATCGACGGGGTGATGGCGCAGGTCGACATCCAGGCCGGCCCGCACCGGGTGGTCTCGCTCATGTCGGCCGAGGCGGCGCGGGAGCTGGAGCTCGAACCGGGCAGCCTCGCCGTCGCCGTCGTCAAGGCGACGAACGTCATCGTCGAGGCCCCGCGGGAGCGCGGGTGA
- a CDS encoding MBL fold metallo-hydrolase → MDAADALPGTPASRFARLVLAPNPGPMTLGGTNSYVLAAPGADGVVVVDPGPADDAHLAALAARPVELILITHRHPDHVEGLARLRELTGAPSRSADPEFASGADPLADGDVVEAAGLRIEALATPGHTADSVSFVLPGDGEHGAVLTGDTILGHGSTVVAHPDGSLGDYLASLERLAGFGQATALPAHGPAGAPVGELAAAYLAHRRARLEEVRAALARLGDGASLEAVTDAVYPDVEPAIRFAAEASMRAQLAYLRAVGAAG, encoded by the coding sequence GTGGATGCCGCAGACGCCCTTCCCGGAACCCCCGCGAGCCGGTTCGCCCGCCTCGTCCTCGCGCCGAACCCGGGGCCGATGACCCTCGGCGGCACGAACTCGTACGTGCTCGCCGCGCCCGGCGCCGACGGGGTGGTCGTCGTGGATCCGGGCCCAGCCGACGACGCGCACCTCGCCGCCCTCGCAGCCCGCCCGGTCGAGCTCATCCTCATCACCCACCGGCACCCCGACCACGTCGAGGGCCTCGCCCGCCTGCGGGAGCTCACCGGGGCGCCGTCTCGCTCGGCGGACCCCGAGTTCGCGTCCGGCGCCGACCCGCTCGCCGACGGCGACGTCGTCGAGGCCGCCGGCCTCCGGATCGAGGCGCTCGCGACCCCCGGGCACACGGCCGATTCCGTGTCGTTCGTGCTGCCGGGCGACGGCGAGCACGGCGCCGTGCTCACGGGCGACACGATCCTCGGGCACGGCTCGACGGTCGTCGCCCACCCGGACGGTTCGCTCGGCGACTACCTCGCGTCCCTCGAACGGCTCGCCGGGTTCGGGCAGGCGACCGCGCTGCCCGCGCACGGCCCCGCCGGGGCGCCCGTCGGCGAGCTCGCCGCCGCCTACCTCGCGCACCGCCGCGCCCGGCTCGAAGAAGTGCGCGCCGCCCTCGCCCGGCTCGGCGACGGGGCGAGCCTCGAAGCCGTCACCGACGCCGTCTACCCCGATGTGGAACCCGCGATCCGTTTCGCCGCCGAAGCCTCGATGCGGGCGCAGCTCGCGTACCTGCGGGCGGTCGGCGCCGCAGGGTAG
- the glp gene encoding gephyrin-like molybdotransferase Glp, producing the protein MSGPGPLEPVEAQQARVLAAVRVLGSESLPLGAAAGRTTAAEVRAAVPIPVFDNSAMDGYAVHAADLTAASAERPSLLPVVADLAAGTDLTPELPQGAAARIMTGAPLPPGADAIVPVEDTDGGVDRVSIRRAPVRGAHIRRAAEDLAVGDSVLAAGVRLTPARLAAAAAAGHGSLEVRRRPRVAVVATGSELVAPGAPLRPGSIHDSNSTLLAGLVVGADAELVLAERVPDDDAALIAALARARAVGVDAIVLSGGASVGAYDVARSVLEPRGIAFRRIAMQPGKPQGFGVLEGVPVFALPGNPVSVAVSFEVFVRPALRTMQGRAPFPPPVHALAAVGWRTPPERRQYAPVALEYDGPTLLARPASAGGSGSHLAGSLALADGFAVVPAERSEVRPGDELAVMLVG; encoded by the coding sequence GTGAGCGGGCCCGGCCCCCTCGAACCCGTCGAGGCGCAGCAGGCGCGCGTGCTCGCCGCCGTGCGGGTGCTGGGCTCCGAGAGCCTTCCGCTCGGCGCGGCCGCCGGGCGCACGACGGCGGCCGAGGTGCGTGCGGCCGTGCCCATCCCGGTCTTCGACAACTCCGCGATGGACGGGTATGCGGTGCACGCCGCCGACCTCACCGCGGCGAGCGCCGAGCGGCCGTCCCTGCTGCCGGTCGTCGCCGACCTCGCCGCCGGCACGGACCTGACCCCCGAGCTGCCGCAGGGGGCGGCCGCGCGCATCATGACGGGTGCCCCGCTGCCGCCCGGCGCCGATGCGATCGTGCCCGTCGAAGACACCGACGGCGGGGTGGATCGCGTGTCGATCCGCCGGGCGCCCGTCCGCGGCGCGCACATCCGCCGCGCCGCCGAAGACCTCGCCGTCGGCGACTCCGTGCTCGCCGCCGGAGTCCGGCTCACGCCGGCACGCCTGGCCGCAGCCGCCGCGGCCGGGCACGGCTCCCTCGAGGTGCGGCGGCGCCCGCGGGTGGCGGTCGTCGCGACCGGCAGCGAACTCGTCGCACCCGGCGCACCCCTGCGGCCCGGAAGCATCCACGACTCGAACTCGACCCTGCTCGCCGGCCTCGTCGTCGGCGCCGACGCCGAGCTCGTGCTCGCCGAACGCGTGCCCGACGACGACGCCGCCCTCATCGCAGCCCTGGCTCGCGCCCGCGCCGTCGGGGTCGATGCGATCGTGCTGTCGGGCGGGGCGAGCGTCGGCGCCTACGACGTCGCCCGCTCCGTGCTGGAGCCGCGCGGCATCGCGTTCCGCCGCATCGCCATGCAGCCCGGCAAGCCGCAAGGGTTCGGCGTGCTCGAGGGGGTGCCGGTGTTCGCGCTGCCCGGCAACCCGGTGAGCGTCGCCGTCTCCTTCGAGGTGTTCGTGCGGCCGGCGCTGCGCACCATGCAGGGGCGGGCGCCGTTCCCGCCGCCCGTGCACGCGCTCGCCGCCGTCGGCTGGCGCACGCCCCCCGAGCGCCGCCAGTACGCCCCCGTCGCCCTCGAATACGACGGGCCCACGCTGCTGGCCCGCCCCGCCTCTGCCGGCGGATCCGGATCGCATCTCGCCGGCAGCCTCGCCCTCGCCGACGGATTCGCCGTCGTGCCCGCCGAACGCAGCGAGGTGCGCCCGGGCGACGAACTGGCTGTCATGCTGGTCGGATGA
- a CDS encoding ThiF family adenylyltransferase, translating to MIRPLVEPGAEPGPAETLRTARQTRLPGIGPDGARRIAAARVLVLGAGGLGSPVLLSLAGAGVGTLGIVDDDEVARHNLHRQLLFGVDDIGTPKTAAAARRIAGIAPDTVVHEHRLRLDEAEARRIFTGYDLVVDGTDNFATRYLADSICDALGLPLVWGAAVGYDAQVTVFWRGAPAGRATRLTDLHPSAPADAPNCEDAGVLGPLTAQTGALMAAEVLKLVTGVGDPLLGRMVSIDARSALFREIPLRAAGVDAGATADAGVAANTTAVDAGPHPTGRSAPAASAPRISVRELRERLAARDAGRDAFTLLDVREAAERAERSIPGSIHRPLDMLDPAGIDRAHPVIVHCHGEARAERAAASLSAAGLDVAVLRGGIVGWSES from the coding sequence ATGATCCGCCCGCTCGTCGAACCCGGCGCCGAACCCGGCCCCGCCGAGACCCTGCGCACCGCCCGGCAGACGCGCCTGCCCGGCATCGGCCCCGACGGGGCCCGCCGCATCGCGGCCGCCCGCGTGCTCGTGCTCGGCGCCGGCGGTCTCGGCTCCCCCGTGCTGCTCTCGCTCGCCGGCGCGGGCGTCGGAACCCTCGGCATCGTCGACGACGACGAGGTCGCCCGGCACAACCTGCACCGGCAGCTGCTGTTCGGCGTCGACGACATCGGCACCCCGAAGACGGCCGCCGCCGCACGCCGCATCGCCGGAATCGCCCCCGACACCGTCGTGCACGAGCACCGGCTGCGGCTCGACGAGGCGGAGGCGCGCCGCATCTTCACCGGCTACGACCTCGTCGTCGACGGCACCGACAATTTCGCGACGCGCTACCTGGCCGATTCGATCTGCGACGCGCTCGGGCTGCCGCTCGTGTGGGGGGCCGCGGTCGGCTACGACGCGCAGGTCACCGTGTTCTGGCGCGGCGCACCCGCCGGCCGGGCGACGCGCCTGACCGATCTGCACCCCTCGGCCCCGGCCGACGCGCCGAACTGCGAGGACGCCGGCGTGCTCGGCCCGCTGACCGCGCAGACGGGGGCCCTCATGGCCGCCGAGGTGCTGAAGCTCGTCACCGGGGTGGGCGATCCGCTGCTCGGCCGCATGGTCTCGATCGACGCCCGCTCGGCGTTGTTCCGCGAGATTCCGTTGCGGGCGGCGGGGGTGGATGCCGGGGCGACGGCGGACGCGGGGGTTGCGGCGAACACGACGGCGGTGGATGCCGGGCCGCACCCGACCGGGCGGAGCGCCCCCGCGGCATCCGCACCCCGGATCTCGGTGCGGGAGCTCCGCGAACGCCTCGCCGCCCGCGATGCCGGCCGCGACGCGTTCACCCTGCTCGACGTGCGGGAGGCGGCCGAACGGGCCGAGCGCTCCATTCCGGGTTCGATCCACCGCCCCCTCGACATGCTCGACCCCGCCGGGATCGACCGGGCGCACCCGGTGATCGTGCACTGCCACGGCGAGGCGCGCGCCGAACGGGCTGCGGCCTCGCTGTCGGCGGCCGGCCTCGACGTCGCCGTGCTGCGCGGCGGCATCGTCGGCTGGAGCGAATCGTGA
- a CDS encoding phytoene desaturase family protein, whose amino-acid sequence MVDVTVVGSGPNGLAAAVTAARAGLEVRLIEGAAVPGGGLRTAELTLPGFRHDVCSAVHPAAAASPFFASIGLEDRLEWIVPELSYAHPLPGGAGLAWRDLDRTVDGLGRDGRAWRQLIGPLVDRIAGVVDFTGHQLLRWPADPVAAFRFAVRVLDQGTRPLWNADFRGETAPALFTGVVAHAAGRMPNLASAGAGLLLAAHAHAGGWPVPAGGSQAIADALLADFAEHGGTVETGRFAASIAELEPSRAILLDTSPEFLRTAELPAGYARALGRYCYGSGVAKVDLAVGGPIPWADAAVGLAPTVHLGGTRAEIAAAENEVARGRMPERPYILLAQPGVVDPSRAPAPAQTVWAYLHVPAGSTRHATELVVREIERHAPGFRDTVLASASTSAAGLADYNPNYPGGDIYTGALTLRQMLKRPVVSPAPWRTPLPGVYLCSSATPPGPAVHGMNGWFAARLALADRFGIELPPL is encoded by the coding sequence ATGGTGGATGTCACCGTCGTCGGCAGCGGACCGAACGGCCTCGCGGCCGCCGTGACCGCCGCGCGGGCGGGCCTCGAGGTGCGCCTCATCGAGGGGGCGGCAGTGCCCGGCGGCGGGCTGCGCACGGCCGAGCTCACCCTGCCCGGCTTCCGGCACGACGTGTGCTCGGCGGTGCATCCGGCCGCGGCGGCGTCGCCGTTCTTCGCGTCGATCGGCCTCGAAGACCGCCTCGAGTGGATCGTGCCCGAGCTCTCCTACGCCCACCCGCTGCCGGGCGGGGCCGGCCTGGCCTGGCGCGATCTCGACCGCACGGTCGACGGGCTCGGCCGCGACGGGCGGGCATGGCGGCAGCTCATCGGCCCCCTCGTCGACCGCATCGCGGGGGTCGTGGACTTCACCGGGCATCAGCTGCTGCGGTGGCCGGCCGACCCGGTCGCGGCGTTCCGATTCGCGGTGCGTGTGCTCGACCAGGGCACGCGGCCGCTGTGGAACGCCGATTTCCGCGGCGAGACCGCGCCGGCCTTGTTCACGGGGGTCGTCGCGCATGCGGCGGGGCGGATGCCGAACCTCGCCTCGGCCGGCGCGGGCCTGCTGCTCGCGGCGCACGCGCACGCCGGGGGGTGGCCGGTTCCGGCCGGCGGCTCCCAGGCGATCGCCGACGCGCTCCTCGCGGACTTCGCCGAGCACGGCGGCACCGTCGAGACCGGGCGCTTCGCGGCATCCATCGCCGAACTCGAACCCTCGCGGGCGATCCTGCTCGACACCTCGCCCGAGTTCCTGCGCACCGCCGAGCTGCCCGCCGGCTACGCGCGTGCCCTGGGCCGCTACTGTTACGGCTCGGGCGTCGCGAAGGTCGACCTCGCCGTCGGCGGCCCGATCCCGTGGGCGGATGCCGCGGTCGGCCTCGCCCCGACGGTGCACCTCGGCGGCACGCGCGCCGAGATCGCCGCCGCCGAGAACGAGGTGGCACGGGGGCGGATGCCCGAGCGCCCGTACATCCTGCTCGCCCAGCCGGGGGTGGTCGACCCGAGCCGGGCGCCGGCGCCCGCGCAGACGGTGTGGGCGTACCTGCACGTGCCGGCCGGATCCACCCGGCATGCGACCGAACTCGTGGTGCGCGAGATCGAACGGCACGCGCCCGGATTCCGCGATACCGTGCTCGCCTCGGCATCGACCTCGGCGGCGGGCCTGGCCGACTACAACCCGAACTACCCGGGCGGCGACATCTACACGGGGGCGCTGACGCTCCGGCAGATGCTGAAGCGCCCCGTCGTCTCGCCGGCACCGTGGCGGACCCCGCTGCCGGGCGTCTACCTGTGCTCGAGCGCGACGCCGCCGGGGCCCGCGGTGCACGGCATGAACGGCTGGTTCGCGGCCCGCCTCGCGCTCGCCGATCGCTTCGGGATCGAGCTGCCGCCGCTCTGA
- a CDS encoding sulfate/molybdate ABC transporter ATP-binding protein, producing MSGAAGASGADAGSHRDRPRAAASRAAGPHGLDARIEVHRGGFAAHAELQVAPGEVLALIGPNGAGKSTLLAALAGLVPLDAGEVRLGGRLLEGRVDRSDGASRPLRLPPERRRIGLLQQDAGLFPHLSVLENVAFGARAQGVRRGHARAEAARLLDAVGLGGSGGGRPAELSGGQRQRVAIARALAARPELLLLDEPFASLDVEAAGEIRALLAGILVADRIPAIVVSHDVIDAIVLAGRIAVVEQGVIVEQGTTHGVLQAPRTPFAASIAGFVLVPGTAADGVLDTPAGTFASTEPAGFTGPGVALFRPGRVRVVDAAGAAPASAPVAGGRPRGAEAASAPRPVRAPNRWEARIAALRPAPGGVRLRLAVDAGAFVDAELDARAAEELRPAPGARVLCTIDPADVALHPAAG from the coding sequence GTGAGCGGGGCCGCGGGCGCTTCGGGTGCGGATGCCGGATCGCACCGCGACCGGCCGCGCGCCGCCGCATCCCGCGCGGCCGGGCCGCACGGCCTCGACGCCCGCATCGAGGTGCACCGCGGCGGCTTCGCCGCGCACGCGGAACTGCAGGTGGCCCCCGGCGAGGTGCTCGCCCTCATCGGCCCGAACGGCGCCGGAAAGTCGACGCTGCTGGCCGCTCTCGCCGGGCTCGTTCCGCTGGACGCGGGTGAGGTGCGCCTCGGCGGGCGACTGCTGGAGGGCCGCGTCGATCGCTCCGACGGCGCGTCGCGCCCCCTGCGCCTGCCGCCCGAGCGGCGCCGCATCGGGCTCCTGCAGCAGGATGCGGGACTGTTCCCGCATCTCAGCGTGCTCGAGAACGTCGCCTTCGGCGCCCGCGCGCAGGGCGTCCGCCGCGGCCACGCCCGTGCGGAGGCGGCGCGGCTGCTCGACGCGGTCGGCCTCGGCGGCTCCGGCGGCGGCCGCCCCGCGGAGCTCAGCGGCGGCCAGCGCCAGCGCGTCGCGATCGCCCGCGCCCTGGCCGCCCGCCCGGAGCTGCTGCTGCTCGACGAACCGTTCGCCTCCCTCGACGTCGAGGCGGCCGGCGAGATCCGGGCCCTGCTCGCCGGCATCCTCGTCGCCGACCGCATCCCGGCGATCGTCGTGAGCCACGATGTCATCGACGCGATCGTGCTCGCCGGCCGCATCGCCGTCGTCGAGCAGGGCGTGATCGTCGAGCAGGGAACGACCCACGGGGTGCTCCAGGCGCCGAGGACGCCGTTCGCGGCATCCATCGCGGGCTTCGTGCTCGTGCCGGGCACGGCCGCCGACGGCGTCCTCGACACCCCGGCCGGCACCTTCGCCTCGACGGAACCGGCCGGCTTCACCGGGCCCGGCGTCGCGCTCTTCCGCCCCGGGCGGGTCCGGGTGGTGGATGCCGCGGGCGCCGCCCCGGCATCCGCACCCGTGGCGGGCGGTCGCCCGAGGGGCGCCGAAGCGGCATCCGCACCCCGGCCGGTCCGCGCACCGAACCGCTGGGAGGCGCGCATCGCGGCCCTCCGCCCCGCCCCGGGCGGCGTCCGACTGCGGCTCGCCGTCGACGCGGGCGCGTTCGTCGACGCCGAACTCGACGCGCGCGCCGCCGAGGAGCTGCGTCCGGCCCCGGGCGCGCGCGTGCTCTGCACGATCGACCCCGCCGACGTCGCCCTCCACCCGGCCGCCGGCTGA
- the modA gene encoding molybdate ABC transporter substrate-binding protein produces MTRTPARLTAAVGAAAVLAALTGCTASGEASETVVTVYAAASLTEAFTELEAAYEAANPDVDVQLVFDGSSTLATQIVEGADAQVFAAADERTMAQVVDAGAAADPEIFAGNELRLLTPAGDPAGVEALLDLARPGVRVVVCAPEVPCGAAATELLELAKVEITPASEEQNVSAVVAKLVAGEADAGLAYATDAKANPELEAITPVLAGEVRNRYPIAALGDEPSAEAQGFVDLVLGDEGRRVLASYGFLAP; encoded by the coding sequence ATGACCCGCACCCCCGCCCGCCTGACCGCCGCCGTCGGCGCCGCCGCGGTGCTCGCCGCCCTCACCGGGTGCACGGCATCCGGCGAAGCCTCCGAGACCGTCGTGACCGTGTACGCGGCCGCGAGCCTCACCGAGGCCTTCACGGAACTCGAGGCCGCGTACGAAGCGGCGAACCCCGACGTCGATGTGCAGCTCGTCTTCGACGGGTCGAGCACGCTCGCCACCCAGATCGTCGAGGGCGCCGACGCGCAGGTGTTCGCGGCCGCCGACGAGCGCACCATGGCCCAGGTCGTGGATGCCGGTGCCGCCGCCGATCCCGAGATCTTCGCAGGCAACGAATTGCGGCTGCTCACGCCGGCGGGCGATCCGGCGGGCGTGGAGGCGCTGCTCGATCTCGCCCGGCCCGGAGTACGGGTCGTCGTGTGCGCCCCCGAGGTGCCGTGCGGGGCGGCCGCGACCGAACTGCTGGAGCTCGCGAAGGTCGAGATCACGCCGGCGAGCGAGGAGCAGAACGTCTCGGCGGTCGTCGCGAAGCTCGTCGCCGGCGAAGCGGATGCCGGGCTCGCCTATGCGACGGACGCGAAGGCGAACCCCGAACTCGAGGCGATCACGCCGGTCCTCGCCGGCGAGGTGCGCAACCGGTACCCGATCGCGGCGCTCGGCGACGAACCGAGTGCCGAAGCGCAGGGGTTCGTCGACCTCGTGCTCGGCGACGAGGGGCGGCGGGTGCTCGCCTCATACGGATTCCTCGCGCCGTGA
- a CDS encoding NUDIX domain-containing protein, producing the protein MAPDDAASTAPDPAAATVVLLRDGDAGPEVLLARRPDHGSFAGAWVFPGGAVDEADRAAARASTGSGVGAAGTEDPAMDAARAAAVRELVEETALAADPVALVPFARWFPPKGAPKPLVTWFFATPDPGGELALAAAELVESVWIRPADALARHAAGELILFPPTWVTLDAFAADASLAAALDRVRIGGVETFRGRFRADRLALYWEGDERFALDPESDATPAPGDPAASTPDDAHPAGPARRLLMDRTPWLYLRRP; encoded by the coding sequence ATGGCCCCCGACGACGCAGCCTCGACCGCACCCGACCCCGCCGCCGCGACGGTGGTGCTGCTGCGCGACGGAGACGCCGGCCCCGAGGTGCTCCTGGCCCGCCGCCCCGATCACGGGTCGTTCGCGGGCGCCTGGGTGTTCCCGGGCGGCGCGGTCGACGAGGCCGATCGCGCCGCAGCGCGTGCCAGCACCGGCTCGGGCGTGGGGGCCGCCGGCACCGAAGATCCCGCGATGGATGCCGCACGCGCCGCCGCCGTCCGCGAGCTCGTCGAGGAGACGGCGCTCGCCGCCGACCCGGTCGCGCTCGTGCCGTTCGCCCGCTGGTTCCCGCCGAAGGGCGCACCGAAACCGCTGGTGACCTGGTTCTTCGCGACCCCCGATCCGGGTGGGGAACTCGCGCTCGCGGCGGCGGAGCTCGTCGAGTCGGTGTGGATCCGGCCGGCCGACGCCCTTGCGAGGCATGCGGCGGGCGAGCTGATCCTGTTCCCGCCGACGTGGGTCACCCTCGACGCCTTCGCGGCCGATGCGTCGCTCGCCGCGGCCCTCGACCGGGTGCGGATCGGCGGCGTGGAGACGTTCCGCGGCCGGTTCCGGGCCGACCGCCTGGCCCTCTACTGGGAGGGCGACGAGCGGTTCGCGCTCGACCCCGAGAGCGACGCGACGCCGGCCCCGGGCGACCCCGCGGCATCCACCCCCGACGACGCGCACCCCGCCGGCCCGGCCCGTCGCCTGCTCATGGACCGCACCCCCTGGCTCTACCTCCGCCGCCCGTAG
- a CDS encoding NTP transferase domain-containing protein, whose protein sequence is MDANGLTPGVDAAGEGSRVDAVRAAGPGDAARGVDTAGGAEPDAAFDAIVLAGGRSARLGTPKADVRICGTTLLERAIAATAGARRTVVVGPRRALPAGVLAAREEPAFGGPVAGIAAGLAALDAAPPGASTGASTPPWLLVLPCDLPNAAGAAAALRAGSEQAGADGVVFDGERPQPLPGRYRTAAIRARLAALGHVDGASMRALVDGLALVRVPDRGAVGADVDTWQDVARARRIEGDTMSGTPEELDRWVAALAEELGFDAASTPVGGVLDLARDAAHGVARPAAPLTAYLVGLASQGDPARFEELAGRARALAARWPDAAAPTPAPPSAGAGA, encoded by the coding sequence ATGGACGCGAACGGCCTGACGCCCGGGGTGGATGCGGCGGGCGAGGGCTCGCGAGTGGATGCCGTGAGGGCGGCCGGCCCCGGCGATGCCGCCCGCGGGGTGGACACCGCCGGCGGGGCCGAGCCCGATGCCGCGTTCGATGCGATCGTGCTCGCCGGCGGGCGTTCCGCACGCCTCGGGACGCCGAAGGCCGACGTGCGGATCTGCGGCACGACCCTGCTCGAACGAGCGATTGCGGCGACCGCGGGCGCGCGGCGCACCGTCGTCGTCGGGCCTCGCCGCGCCCTCCCGGCCGGCGTGCTCGCCGCGCGCGAGGAACCCGCGTTCGGCGGGCCGGTCGCCGGGATCGCCGCCGGACTGGCCGCGCTCGACGCAGCCCCGCCCGGGGCATCCACCGGGGCATCCACCCCGCCGTGGCTGCTCGTGCTGCCCTGCGATCTGCCGAACGCGGCCGGTGCCGCCGCAGCCCTCCGCGCGGGTTCCGAGCAGGCGGGCGCCGACGGCGTCGTCTTCGACGGCGAGCGCCCGCAGCCGCTGCCGGGCCGGTACCGCACCGCGGCGATCCGGGCACGCCTCGCCGCACTCGGGCATGTGGACGGCGCATCCATGCGGGCCCTCGTCGACGGCCTCGCGCTCGTTCGCGTGCCCGACCGCGGGGCGGTCGGCGCGGACGTCGACACGTGGCAGGATGTCGCACGAGCCCGCCGCATCGAAGGAGACACCATGTCCGGCACCCCCGAAGAACTCGATCGCTGGGTCGCCGCGCTCGCCGAAGAGCTCGGATTCGACGCGGCATCCACTCCCGTCGGCGGGGTGCTCGACCTCGCCCGCGATGCCGCGCACGGCGTCGCCCGCCCTGCCGCCCCGCTCACCGCCTACCTCGTCGGGCTCGCCTCCCAGGGCGACCCGGCCCGTTTCGAGGAGCTCGCCGGGCGGGCCCGGGCGCTCGCCGCACGCTGGCCGGACGCGGCGGCGCCGACGCCCGCTCCCCCCTCGGCGGGGGCCGGGGCGTGA
- a CDS encoding MoaD/ThiS family protein — MTLIRYFAAAAEAAGRPEEPTSAATLGELLDGLAERPGLAEVVARCSILIDGVRSEDRGARIDGAALVDVLPPFAGG, encoded by the coding sequence GTGACGCTCATCCGGTACTTCGCCGCAGCGGCCGAAGCCGCCGGCCGACCGGAAGAGCCCACGTCGGCGGCCACCCTCGGCGAACTGCTCGACGGCCTGGCCGAGCGTCCGGGCCTGGCCGAGGTGGTCGCGCGCTGCTCGATCCTCATCGACGGCGTCCGCAGCGAGGACCGCGGCGCCCGCATCGACGGCGCCGCCCTCGTCGACGTGCTGCCCCCCTTCGCCGGCGGATAG